In one window of Helianthus annuus cultivar XRQ/B chromosome 17, HanXRQr2.0-SUNRISE, whole genome shotgun sequence DNA:
- the LOC110922975 gene encoding AIG2-like protein D, giving the protein MAMASSGGSHAVFVYGSLLADDVVQVLLNRVPQVSPAILNGYHRFSIKGRDYPAILPVENKKVTGRVLTGLSATELDILDMYEDDKYDKRVVDVSLLDASEVLQAYAYVWGNSTDPDLYGEWDFEEFKESKLKDYLERTKNYVKELEDTETSLP; this is encoded by the exons ATGGCGATGGCATCTTCCGGTGGTAGCCATGCGGTGTTTGTATACGGAAGTCTCTTAGCTGACGACGTCGTTCAAGTCCTCCTCAACCGCGTCCCTCAAGTCTCCCCTGCTATCCTTAACGGCTA TCACAGGTTTAGCATCAAAGGGCGTGATTATCCTGCAATTCTACCTGTAGAAAACAAGAAAGTGACAGGGAGG GTTCTAACCGGGCTTTCTGCTACAGAGTTAGATATCTTGGACATGTATGAAGACGACAAGTATGACAAGCGGGTCGTTGATGTTTCTCTGCTG GATGCCTCTGAGGTCTTACAGGCTTACGCGTATGTTTGGGGCAACAGTACTGATCCTGATTTATACGGAGAATGGGACTTTGAG GAGTTCAAAGAGTCAAAGTTGAAAGATTATTTGGAAAGGACCAAGAACTATGTTAAAGAACTGGAGGATACAGAAACATCATTGCCTTGA
- the LOC110925875 gene encoding L-arabinokinase gives MRIDDGVEQVSASRNHLVFAYYVTGHGFGHATRVVEVVRHLILAGHDVHVVTGAPDFVFTTEIQSPRLFLRKLVLDCGAVQADALTVDRLASLEKYSETAVAPRASILATEVKWLNSIKADLVVSDVVAVACRAAADAGIRSVCVTNFSWDFIYAEYVMAAGYHHRSIVWQIAEDYSHCEFLIRLPGYTPMPAFRDVIDVPLVVRRLHKSRKEVRSEMGISEDVKLVILNFGGQPAGWKLKEEYLPPGWLCLVCGASEQELPPNFIKLPKDVYTPDVMAASDCMLGKIGYGTVSEALAYKLPFVFVRRDYFNEEPFLRNMLEFYQGGVEMIRRDLLTGHWIPYLERATSLKPSYDGGVNGGQVAARILQDTANGKNYASDKLSGARRLRDAIVLGYQLQRVPGRDISIPEWYASAENEFGLRTGSHSVDNSNSSVLENSDAVEFDILHGDVMGLPDTMSFLRSLAELDVAYDSEKFTEKHHVRERKAAANLFNWEEDIYVARAPGRLDVIGGIADYSGSLVLQMPIREACHVAVQKIEPSKQRLWKHAQARQQAKGQSPTPVLQIVSYGSELSNRGPTFDMDISDFMDGDQPMSYEKARSYFARDPSQKWAAYVAGTILVLMKELNIRFESSISMLVSSAVPEGKGVSSSASVEVASMSAIAAAHGLNISPRELALLCQKVENSVVGAPCGVMDQMASACGEANKLLAMVCQPAEVLGLVDIPSHIRFWGIDSGLRHSIGGADYGSVRIGAFMGRKMIKSTASAMSSSYSNGNGNNLDELEEYGIELLHDEASVDYLCNLTPHRFEAIYSKNLPDTMTGEAFLTKYDHHNDPVTVIDKKRSYGVKAATRHPIYENFRVKAFKALLTSASSEEQLTALGEIMYQCHYSYSDCGLGSDGTDRLVQLVQEMQHRKASVSGDGTLYGAKITGGGSGGTISVIGRNCLRSSEQILQIQQRYKNATGYMPFLFEGSSPGAGKFGHLRIRRRVAPMQD, from the exons ATGAGGATTGACGACGGAGTTGAACAAGTTTCAGCTTCCAGAAACCATCTTGTGTTCGCTTATTATGTTACTGGTCATGGGTTTGGTCATGCCACTCGTGTTGTTGAG GTTGTTCGCCACCTAATTCTTGCTGGTCATGATGTTCATGTGGTAACTGGCGCACCGGACTTTGTCTTCACTACCGAAATACAATCCCCGCGACTTTTTCTTCGGAAG CTAGTTTTGGACTGCGGTGCTGTTCAAGCCGATGCTTTAACAGTGGACCGACTCGCCTCATTAGAAAAG TATTCAGAGACAGCTGTTGCACCGCGTGCTTCTATTTTGGCTACAGAAGTTAAGTGGCTGAATTCTATCAAGGCAGACTTAGTG GTTTCAGATGTTGTTGCAGTTGCTTGTCGTGCAGCAGCTGATGCTGGTATACGCTCGGTTTGTGTAACGAATTTCAG TTGGGACTTCATTTACGCAGAATACGTTATGGCTGCTGGATATCATCATAGGTCTATTGTTTGGCAG ATAGCCGAGGACTATTCGCATTGCGAATTCCTAATTCGTCTGCCTGGATACACCCCAA TGCCTGCTTTTAGGGACGTCATTGACGTACCGTTGGTTGTAAGGAGGCTGCACAAATCTCGCAAGGAG GTGAGGAGTGAAATGGGGATTAGTGAGGATGTGAAGCTTGTTATACTCAATTTTGGTGGACAA CCAGCTGGTTGGAAGTTAAAAGAGGAGTACTTGCCTCCTGGTTGGCTCTGTCTG GTTTGTGGGGCGTCTGAACAGGAACTTCCTCCCAATTTCATTAAGCTGCCAAAAGACGTGTATACCCCTGATGTGATGGCAGCATCCGATTGCATGCTTG GAAAAATTGGATATGGAACCGTTAGTGAAGCCTTGGCTTACAAGTTACCCTTTGTATTTGTCCGCAGAGATTATTTCAACGAAGAACCATTTTTGAGAAATATGCTGGAG TTTTATCAAGGTGGTGTTGAGATGATAAGGCGGGATTTACTCACGGGTCACTGGATACCGTATCTTGAACGCGCAACTAGTTTGAAACCTAGCTATGATGGCGGGGTCAACGGTGGTCAG GTCGCAGCTCGTATTCTGCAAGACACGGCTAACGGAAAGAACTACGCATCAGATAAA CTTAGTGGGGCCCGGAGATTACGTGATGCTATAGTATTGGGGTATCAATTACAAAGAGTTCCCGGAAGAGATATTAGCATCCCAGAATGGTACGCGAGTGCTGAAAATGAATTTGGTCTACGCACGGGCTCACATTCAGTTGATAACAGTAATTCAAGCGTGCTCGAGAATTC AGATGCTGTGGAGTTTGATATTCTTCATGGAGATGTCATGGGACTTCCAGACACAATGAGTTTTTTACGGAGTTTGGCTGAGTTGGACGTTGCTTATGATTCTGAAAAATTTACGGAAAAACATCATGTTAGAGAACGCAAGGCTGCTGCTAATCTTTTCAACTGGGag GAAGATATATATGTGGCACGTGCACCTGGAAGATTGGATGTTATTGGGGGAATCGCGGACTACTCTGGAAGTCTTGTTTTGCAG ATGCCAATTAGAGAAGCCTGTCATGTTGCTGTGCAAAAAATCGAGCCCAGTAAACAAAGGCTATGGAAGCATGCACAGGCCCGGCAGCAGGCTAAGGGACAAAGTCCTACACCCGTGCTTCAGATT GTGTCATATGGGTCAGAATTGAGCAATCGTGGGCCGACATTCGACATGGACATATCAGATTTCATGGATGGTGATCAGCCAATGTCATATGAAAAGGCCAGAAGTTACTTTGCCCGAGATCCGTCACAAAA ATGGGCTGCGTATGTTGCTGGTACtattcttgttttgatgaaagAATTAAATATCCGATTTGAAAGCAGCATTAGCATGCTG gttTCTTCAGCTGTTCCAGAAGGCAAAGGCGTATCTTCTTCTGCCTCTGTGGAAGTAGCTAGCATGTCGGCTATAGCTGCTGCTCATG GATTAAATATCAGTCCAAGAGAACTTGCTTTGCTCTGCCAAAAG GTTGAAAACTCGGTTGTTGGAGCTCCGTGTGGTGTGATGGATCAAATGGCTTCTGCATGCGGTGAAGCTAACAAGCTTCTTGCAATGGTTTGCCAG CCCGCTGAGGTATTAGGGTTGGTGGACATTCCTAGTCATATACGGTTTTGGGGAATTGATTCTGGTTTAAGACACAG TATCGGGGGTGCTGACTATGGATCAGTGAGAATAGGAGCCTTTATGGGTAGAAAAATGATTAAATCCACCGCTTCTGCCATGTCATCTTCATATTCAAATGGAAACGGAAATAATCTTGATGAGTTGGAAGAGTACGGGATTGAATTGCTCCATGATGAAGCTTCTGTAGATTATTTATGCAATCTCACTCCCCACAG ATTTGAAGCTATATATTCCAAGAATCTTCCGGATACAATGACCGGCGAAGCATTTTTGACCAAATATGATCACCACAACGATCCCGTAACAGTGATTGATAAGAAACGTTCATACGGAGTTAAAGCAGCTACCCGACATCCTATATACGAGAATTTCCGCGTgaag GCCTTTAAAGCATTATTAACCTCTGCTTCATCAGAAGAACAACTCACTGCTCTCGGGGAAATAATGTATCAG TGTCACTACAGTTATAGTGATTGCGGGTTAGGGTCAGATGGGACAGATAGGCTTGTTCAACTGGTTCAAGAAATGCAGCACAGAAAAGCATCGGTTTCTGGAGATGGAACGTTATACGGGGCGAAAATCACGGGTGGCGGGTCTGGTGGGACCATTTCTGTGATTGGTAGGAATTGTCTTCGAAGCAGTGAACAAATTCTTCAg ATTCAGCAAAGATACAAAAATGCAACGGGTTACATGCCGTTTCTGTTTGAAGGTTCATCACCAGGTGCAGGAAAGTTTGGTCATCTGAGAATCCGTCGTCGTGTAGCTCCCATGCAAGATTAG